A single window of Narcine bancroftii isolate sNarBan1 chromosome 1, sNarBan1.hap1, whole genome shotgun sequence DNA harbors:
- the LOC138745015 gene encoding zinc finger protein 235-like, whose amino-acid sequence MNRFQCSDCGKNFKRSSELTRHRRVHTGERPFTCSTCGKGFINRSNLEIHQWVHTAERPFTCSTCGKGFTNRSNLEIHQWVHTGAKPFTCPVCGKGFNQTSHLLIHQRVHTGEKPFTCSTCTKGFTNTSDLRRHQWVHTGEKPFTCPECGKGFTNKSNLEIHQRVHSGERPFTCPECGKGFIQPSMLWRHQLVHTGEWPFTCPVCGKGFTNTSNLWRHQRVHTGEKPFTCSECSKGFTNRSNLEIHQRVHSGEKPFTCPECGKGFTNTSNLLTHQRVHTGEKPFICPECGKGFTNTSNLLTHQRVHTGEKPFTCPECGKGFTNRSNLEIHQRVHTGERPFTCPECSKGFTNRSNLEIHQRIHTGEKPFICLECGKGFTQSSNLCRHQLVHTGERPFTCSECGKGFNQMSHLLTHQRVHIRSGCVRDYGKRSWPFIPHCAAVMTRRNTGGRAGRCQVARGGGRKRGAGRGEHA is encoded by the coding sequence ATGAACCGGTTTCAGTGCTCTGACTGCGGGAAGAACTTTAAACGGTCGAGTGAGTTAACGAGACAccggcgggtccacactggggagaggcccttcacctgctccaCTTGTGGCAAGGGCTTCATTAACAGGTCCAACCTTGAGATACACCAGTGGGTCCACACTGcggagagacccttcacctgctccACCTGTGGTAAGGGCTTCACCAACAGGTCCAACCTTGAGATACACCAGTGGGTCCACACTGGGGCgaagcccttcacctgccctgtgtgcggcaagggcttcaacCAGACCTCCCACCTGCTGatacaccagcgggtccacactggtgaGAAGCCCTTCACCTGCTCCACCTGCACCAAGGGCTTCACCAACACCTCTGACTTGCGGAGGCACCagtgggtccacaccggggagaagccgttcacctgccctgagtgtggcaagggctttaCCAACAAGTCCAACCTTGAGATACACCAGCGGGTCCATTctggggagagacccttcacctgtcctgagtgtggcaagggcttcatcCAGCCTTCTATGCTGTGGAGGCACCAGTtggttcacactggggagtggCCATTTACCTGCCCTgtgtgtggcaagggcttcaccaacACCTCAAACCTGTGGaggcaccagcgggtccacactggggagaagccATTCACCTGCTCTGAGTGCAGCAAGGGCTTCACTAACAGGTCCAACCTTGAGatacaccagcgggtccactccGGGGAGAAGCCCTTTACCTGCCCCGAGTGTGGCAAGGGTTTCACTAACACCtccaacctgctgacccaccagcgggtccacaccggggagaagccTTTCATCTGCcccgagtgcggcaagggcttcaccaacacctccaacctgctgacccaccagcgggtacacaccggggagaaacccttcacctgccccgagtgtggcAAGGGTTTCACCAACAGGTCCAACCTTGAGATACACCAGCGGGTCCATActggggagagacccttcacctgccctgaatgCAGCAAGGGCTTCACCAATAGGTCCAATCTTGAGATACACCAGCGgatccacaccggggagaagccCTTCATCTGCCTGGAGTGCGGCAAAggcttcacccagtcctccaACCTGTGTAGGCACCAgttggtccacactggggagaggccattcacctgctctGAGTGTGGTAAAGGCTTCAACCAGATGTCCCACCTGCTGACACACCAGCGGGTCCATATCAGGTCCGGCTGCGTTAGGGATTATGGGAAAcgaagttggccattcatcccgcattgtgctGCTGTCATGACGCGCCGAAACACAGGAGGGAGGGCAGGCAGGTGTCAAGTGgccagagggggagggaggaagcgAGGGGCAGGCAGGGGTGAACACGCGTAA
- the LOC138745021 gene encoding zinc finger protein 235-like — protein MNRFQCSDCGKNFKRSSELTIHRRVHTGERPFTCSTCSKGFTNKSNLEIHQWVHTAERPFTCSTCGKGFTNRSNLEIHQWVHTREKPFSCPVCGRGFNQTSHLLIHQRVHTGEKPFTCSTCSKGFTNTSDLRRHQWVHTGERPFTCSECGKGFTNKSNLEIHQRDHTGERPFICPECGKGFIQPSMLWRHQLVHTGEWPFTCPVCGKGFTNTSNLWRHQRVHTGERPFTCSECGKGFPNRSNLEIHQRVHSGEKPFACPECGKGFTNTSNLRRHQWVHTGERPFTCPECGKGFTQSSNLLTHQRVHTGERPFTCPECSKGFTNRSNLEIHQRIHTGEKPFICPECGKGFTNTSNLRRHQWVHTGEKPFTCSECGKGFNQTSDLLTHQRIHTRSGCVRDYRKQSHSFIPHSAANMTRRNKGRGAGARTCGQWVAKGGGREQGTGRGEHV, from the coding sequence ATGAACCGGTTTCAGTGTTCTGACTGCGGGAAGAACTTTAAACGGTCGAGTGAGTTAACGATACAccggcgggtccacactggggagaggcccttcacctgctccaCCTGCAGCAAGGGCTTCACCAACAAGTCCAACCTTGAGATACATCAATGGGTCCACACTGcggagagacccttcacctgctccACCTGTGGTAAGGGCTTCACCAACAGGTCCAACCTTGAGATACACCAGTGGGTCCACACCAGGGAGAAGCCCTTCTCCTGCCCTGTGTGCGGCAGGGGCTTCAACCAGACATCCCACCTGCTGatacaccagcgggtccacaccggagaGAAGCCCTTCACCTGCTCCACCTGCAGCAAAGGCTTCACCAACACCTCTGACCTGCGGAGGCACCagtgggtccacaccggggagaggccgttcacctgctcggagtgcggcaagggctttaCCAACAAGTCCAACCTTGAGATACACCAGCGGgaccacactggggagagacccttcatctgtcctgagtgtggcaagggcttcatcCAGCCTTCTATGCTGTGGAGGCACCAattggtccacactggggagtggCCATTCACCTGTCCTGTGTGTGGCAAGGGTTTCACCAACACTTCCAACCTGTGGaggcaccagcgggtccacactggggagaggccattcacctgctctgagtgcggcaagggcttcccCAACAGGTCCAACCTTGAGATACACCAGCGAGTCCACTCCGGGGAGAAGCCCTTTGCCTGCcccgagtgcggcaagggcttcaccaacacctccaacctgcggaggcaccagtgggtccacaccggggagaggccattcacttgccccgagtgcggcaagggtttcacccagtcctccaacctgcttacccaccagcgggtccacactggggagagacccttcacctgccctgaatgCAGCAAGGGCTTCACCAACAGATCCAACCTTGAGATACACCAGCGGATCCATACTGGGGAGAAGCCCTTCATCTGCCcggagtgcggcaagggcttcaccaacACCTCCAACCTGCGCAGGCACCAGTGGGTACACACTGGGGAGAAGCCATTCACTTGTTCTGAGTGCGGCAAAGGCTTCAACCAGACCTCTGACCTGCTGACGCACCAGCGTATCCACACCAGGTCtggctgcgtgagggattatagGAAACAAAGTCATTCATTCATCCCGCATAGTGCTGCCAACATGACGCGCCGAAACAAGGGCAGGGGTGCGGGAGCGAGGACGTGTGGTCAATGGGTGgccaaagggggagggagggagcaaggGACAGGCAGGGGTGAACATGTGTAA
- the LOC138756070 gene encoding zinc finger protein 132-like, which yields MAQLSGPSIRLSIHCAPQGRTELIYSLIKTSSPFRCSDCEKNFKMLSQLTKHRQVPIRERPFTYTERGNGFTQTFNLFTHDWGHTCPKYGKGIIWTSNLQMHQQVHTRERTFTCLECSKGFSRQLNLLTHQKIHSSDRPFVFPKCKKGFTQSSHLLTHQLLHTGGRPFTCLECGKGFTQSSHLLNHQWVHTGERPLICLECRKSFTESSSLRTHWQHHTVGRASPSTNLLIYQWVHTGERSFICLMCGKGFTQSSHLLTHQQIHTRDRPFAPSAKRSSPICPNC from the coding sequence ATGGCCCAGCTCTCTGGGCCCTCCATCAGGCTGAGCATCCACTGTGCGCCCCAGGGCAGGACTGAATTGATTTATTCCCTGATCAAAACTTCATCCCCATTTCGGTGCTCTGACTGTGAGAAGAACTTCAAAATGTTGAGTCAGTTAACAAAACACCGGCAGGTCCCCAtcagggagaggcccttcacctacACAGAGCGTGGCAATGGCTTCACCCAGACCTTCAACCTGTTCACCCATGACTGGGGCCACACCTGTCCCAAGTACGGCAAAGGCATCATCTGGACCTCCAACCTGCAGATGCACCAGCAGGTCCACACCAGGGAGAGGACCTTTACCTGCCTTGAATGCAGCAAGGGCTTCAGCAGGCAATTAAATTTGTTGACGCACCAGAAAATTCACAGCAGTGACAGGCCATTTGTCTTCCCCAAGTGCAAGAAGGGCTTCACTCAGTCCTCCCACCTATTGACCCACCAGCTGCTCCACACTGGGgggaggcccttcacctgcctcgagtgtggcaagggcttcactcagtcctcccacctgctgaaccaccagtgggtccacactggggagagaccaCTCATCTGCCTTGAATGCAGGAAGAGCTTCACCGAGTCATCCAGCCTGAGGACCCATTGGCAGCATCACACTGTGGGAAGGGCTTCACCGTCGACCAACCTCCTGATCTACCAATGGGTCCACACAGGGGAGAGGTCATTCATCTGCCTCATgtgtgggaagggcttcacccagtcctcccacctgctgacccaccagcagaTCCATACCAGGGATAGGCCATTTGCCCCCAGTGCAAAAAGGAGTTCGCCCATTTGTCCCAACTGTTGA